Proteins from one Gasterosteus aculeatus chromosome 11, fGasAcu3.hap1.1, whole genome shotgun sequence genomic window:
- the pik3r6b gene encoding phosphoinositide 3-kinase regulatory subunit 6 isoform X1 has translation MSLSTLQSGMYGTVQALLKEMSGQSAPQTGVMRWSLHRNLEDNPSCSVSLIRALITELDKLIQIHETRSYTHTIPALHTLSYVVMQSGVMIPTSVYQKLYECLMKLLMFPSPYSSVALSTLRGIKMEMTTPGSSYLRRVTAEQNLMNEHITLQEKVFVLADPAVFSAPLEAAVRTHLEESSFFTDTMEKNVVLHVLQTGLGTSCQSSTLAQALKALGEQTTKTYFQEVVQAVEESETQGAGGCADYLNRLQRIYKDILTASKEEQTELDQSSVFNTAMPYPEINFHLWRDKEDLWNLLANFAACCASKSNAFDEEQKDKRDSVRSVDGGIERELKESDLDDVAPAAPSNPAPTLTRRNAIKTTKAPQKLFFMRDKMDLHPESPNKDRRRHTARVVVLGDDRVLGRVTRAYHSIRERESKCHILTEKVNLRFYYIPVSDEELSLTPAEGPCQMESRLSLASLLGRVDPWYNSNINSLGAAISKLAGTQSVHKEPKKPSAFLLDTLCYYLRCGTRPLKLPLYSVKMTRSGCDVIKEMFVSHLEAVIPEFRPLIEKSSQKQGVRPRKTRAEVFGLVLSVSYTEIALSKRGVEKGNTPMTCGVVIASEPAAVTSGRGHLTVKFHSVNPENNKTIRTQEISIRATQSLTLSVCLDKDSRCTYGNIQRVEISPCLDPGCSIWSKSERELLFSNDVDKVLYLPVNTFSGVSP, from the exons ATGTCTCTATCGACTCTGCAGTCCGGCATGTACGGCACCGTGCAGGCTCTTCTCAAAGAGATGAGTGGCCAAAGTGCTCCGCAGACAG GAGTGATGCGATGGAGTCTCCATAGGAATCTGGAAGACAATCCATCCTGCAGCGTTTCATTGATCAGAGCGCTGATCACCGAGCTAGACAAGCTGATTCAGATTCATGAAACGCGATCCTACACTCACACGATTCCAGCGCTGCACACTCTCTCCTACGTGGTTATGCAG TCAGGTGTCATGATTCCGACCAGCGTTTACCAGAAGCTATATGAGTGCTTGATGAAACTGCTGATGTTTCCGTCTCCTTATTCTTCTGTGGCCCTGAGCACTCTGAGAGGCATCAAGATGGAGATGACCACACCAG GTTCCTCGTACCTCAGGAGAGTCACCGCAGAGCAAAACTTGATGAACGAGCATATCACTCTCCAGGAGAA GGTGTTTGTGCTTGCTGACCCAGCTGTGTTCTCTGCTCCGCTGGAAGCAGCAGTGAGAACACACTTGGAGGAGTCCAGCTTTTTCACAGACACCATGGAGAAGAATGTGGTGCTACACGTGCTGCAGACGGGACTGGGGACGTCCTGCCAAAGCTCCACGTTGGCTCAGGCTCTGAAG GCTTTGGGGGAACAAACGACAAAGACGTATTTCCAGGAAGTGGTTCAAGCCGTGGAGGAGAGTGAGACACAGGGTGCAGGTGGTTGTGCCGACTATCTGAACAGACTGCAACGCATCTACAAAGACATCCTGACTGCCTCTAAAGAAG AACAAACTGAGCTCGATCAGAGTTCTGTGTTCAACACTGCAATGCCCTATCCAGAGATCAACTTCCACTTgtggagagacaaagaggatCTAT GGAATCTGCTGGCAAACTTCGCAGCGTGCTGCGCCTCTAAATCAAATGCTTTTGATGAAGAGCAGAAGGACAAGCGGGACTCAGTTCGGTCTGTGGACGGTGGGATAGAGAGAGAGCTAAAAGAGAGTGACTTGGATGATGTAGCGCCGGCTGCACCATCAAACCCTGCACCAACATTAACGCGGAGAAACGCCATCAAGACCACGAAGGCGCCACAAAAACTGTTCTTCATGAGGGACAAGATGGACCTTCATCCTGAAAGCCCCAACAAAGACAGGAGGCGTCACACAGCTCGGGTGGTGGTGCTGGGAGACGACCGCGTGCTGGGAAGAGTTACCAGAGCTTACCACTCGATTCG agagagagagtcaaaaTGTCATATTTTGACCGAGAAGGTGAACCTGCGGTTTTACTACATCCCGGTCTCTGACGAGGAGCTCTCGCTCACTCCAGCT GAGGGCCCATGTCAGATGGAGAGCAGATTGTCTCTTGCCTCCTTACTGGGAAGAGTGGATCCATGgtacaacagcaacatcaacaGTCTGGGAGCAGCGATCTCCAAACTGGCAGGAACG CAGTCGGTCCACAAAGAGCCAAAAAAGCCCAGCGCCTTCCTGCTGGACACACTGTGTTATTACCTCCGCTGTGGGACGCGGCCACTTAAGCTGCCGCTCTATTCGGTTAAG ATGACCCGCTCCGGCTGCGACGTGATAAAAGAGATGTTTGTGTCCCACCTGGAGGCCGTCATCCCAGAGTTCAGACCCCTCATAGAAAAGTCCTCTC AGAAGCAGGGTGTGCGCCCGAGGAAGACGAGAGCGGAAGTCTTTGGGTTGGTCCTCTCAGTCAGTTACACAGAG ATCGCTTTGAGCAAACGAGGAGTGGAAAAGGGAAACACACCCATGACGTGTGGCGTGGTGATTGCATCGGAGCCGGCCGCTGTAACATCAG GCAGGGGTCATCTTACCGTCAAGTTTCACAGCGTGAACCCGGAAAATAACAAA ACCATCCGAACCCAGGAAATCAGCATCAGAGCCACGCAGTCGCTGaccctctctgtgtgtctggacAAGGACTCCCGTTGTACTTACGGCAATATTCAAAG GGTGGAAATTTCTCCGTGCTTGGACCCGGGATGCAGCATCTGGTCCAAATCAGAGCGAGAGCTGCTGTTTAGCAACGACGTGGACAAAGTCCTGTACCTGCCGGTCAACACCTTCAGTGGTGTGTCCCCCTGA
- the pik3r6b gene encoding phosphoinositide 3-kinase regulatory subunit 6 isoform X4 has translation MSLSTLQSGMYGTVQALLKEMSGQSAPQTGVMRWSLHRNLEDNPSCSVSLIRALITELDKLIQIHETRSYTHTIPALHTLSYVVMQSGVMIPTSVYQKLYECLMKLLMFPSPYSSVALSTLRGIKMEMTTPGSSYLRRVTAEQNLMNEHITLQEKVFVLADPAVFSAPLEAAVRTHLEESSFFTDTMEKNVVLHVLQTGLGTSCQSSTLAQALKALGEQTTKTYFQEVVQAVEESETQGAGGCADYLNRLQRIYKDILTASKEEQTELDQSSVFNTAMPYPEINFHLWRDKEDLWNLLANFAACCASKSNAFDEEQKDKRDSVRSVDGGIERELKESDLDDVAPAAPSNPAPTLTRRNAIKTTKAPQKLFFMRDKMDLHPESPNKDRRRHTARVVVLGDDRVLGRVTRAYHSIRERESKCHILTEKVNLRFYYIPVSDEELSLTPAGPCQMESRLSLASLLGRVDPWYNSNINSLGAAISKLAGTSVHKEPKKPSAFLLDTLCYYLRCGTRPLKLPLYSVKMTRSGCDVIKEMFVSHLEAVIPEFRPLIEKSSQKQGVRPRKTRAEVFGLVLSVSYTEIALSKRGVEKGNTPMTCGVVIASEPAAVTSGRGHLTVKFHSVNPENNKTIRTQEISIRATQSLTLSVCLDKDSRCTYGNIQRVEISPCLDPGCSIWSKSERELLFSNDVDKVLYLPVNTFSGVSP, from the exons ATGTCTCTATCGACTCTGCAGTCCGGCATGTACGGCACCGTGCAGGCTCTTCTCAAAGAGATGAGTGGCCAAAGTGCTCCGCAGACAG GAGTGATGCGATGGAGTCTCCATAGGAATCTGGAAGACAATCCATCCTGCAGCGTTTCATTGATCAGAGCGCTGATCACCGAGCTAGACAAGCTGATTCAGATTCATGAAACGCGATCCTACACTCACACGATTCCAGCGCTGCACACTCTCTCCTACGTGGTTATGCAG TCAGGTGTCATGATTCCGACCAGCGTTTACCAGAAGCTATATGAGTGCTTGATGAAACTGCTGATGTTTCCGTCTCCTTATTCTTCTGTGGCCCTGAGCACTCTGAGAGGCATCAAGATGGAGATGACCACACCAG GTTCCTCGTACCTCAGGAGAGTCACCGCAGAGCAAAACTTGATGAACGAGCATATCACTCTCCAGGAGAA GGTGTTTGTGCTTGCTGACCCAGCTGTGTTCTCTGCTCCGCTGGAAGCAGCAGTGAGAACACACTTGGAGGAGTCCAGCTTTTTCACAGACACCATGGAGAAGAATGTGGTGCTACACGTGCTGCAGACGGGACTGGGGACGTCCTGCCAAAGCTCCACGTTGGCTCAGGCTCTGAAG GCTTTGGGGGAACAAACGACAAAGACGTATTTCCAGGAAGTGGTTCAAGCCGTGGAGGAGAGTGAGACACAGGGTGCAGGTGGTTGTGCCGACTATCTGAACAGACTGCAACGCATCTACAAAGACATCCTGACTGCCTCTAAAGAAG AACAAACTGAGCTCGATCAGAGTTCTGTGTTCAACACTGCAATGCCCTATCCAGAGATCAACTTCCACTTgtggagagacaaagaggatCTAT GGAATCTGCTGGCAAACTTCGCAGCGTGCTGCGCCTCTAAATCAAATGCTTTTGATGAAGAGCAGAAGGACAAGCGGGACTCAGTTCGGTCTGTGGACGGTGGGATAGAGAGAGAGCTAAAAGAGAGTGACTTGGATGATGTAGCGCCGGCTGCACCATCAAACCCTGCACCAACATTAACGCGGAGAAACGCCATCAAGACCACGAAGGCGCCACAAAAACTGTTCTTCATGAGGGACAAGATGGACCTTCATCCTGAAAGCCCCAACAAAGACAGGAGGCGTCACACAGCTCGGGTGGTGGTGCTGGGAGACGACCGCGTGCTGGGAAGAGTTACCAGAGCTTACCACTCGATTCG agagagagagtcaaaaTGTCATATTTTGACCGAGAAGGTGAACCTGCGGTTTTACTACATCCCGGTCTCTGACGAGGAGCTCTCGCTCACTCCAGCT GGCCCATGTCAGATGGAGAGCAGATTGTCTCTTGCCTCCTTACTGGGAAGAGTGGATCCATGgtacaacagcaacatcaacaGTCTGGGAGCAGCGATCTCCAAACTGGCAGGAACG TCGGTCCACAAAGAGCCAAAAAAGCCCAGCGCCTTCCTGCTGGACACACTGTGTTATTACCTCCGCTGTGGGACGCGGCCACTTAAGCTGCCGCTCTATTCGGTTAAG ATGACCCGCTCCGGCTGCGACGTGATAAAAGAGATGTTTGTGTCCCACCTGGAGGCCGTCATCCCAGAGTTCAGACCCCTCATAGAAAAGTCCTCTC AGAAGCAGGGTGTGCGCCCGAGGAAGACGAGAGCGGAAGTCTTTGGGTTGGTCCTCTCAGTCAGTTACACAGAG ATCGCTTTGAGCAAACGAGGAGTGGAAAAGGGAAACACACCCATGACGTGTGGCGTGGTGATTGCATCGGAGCCGGCCGCTGTAACATCAG GCAGGGGTCATCTTACCGTCAAGTTTCACAGCGTGAACCCGGAAAATAACAAA ACCATCCGAACCCAGGAAATCAGCATCAGAGCCACGCAGTCGCTGaccctctctgtgtgtctggacAAGGACTCCCGTTGTACTTACGGCAATATTCAAAG GGTGGAAATTTCTCCGTGCTTGGACCCGGGATGCAGCATCTGGTCCAAATCAGAGCGAGAGCTGCTGTTTAGCAACGACGTGGACAAAGTCCTGTACCTGCCGGTCAACACCTTCAGTGGTGTGTCCCCCTGA
- the pik3r6b gene encoding phosphoinositide 3-kinase regulatory subunit 6 isoform X5: MRWSLHRNLEDNPSCSVSLIRALITELDKLIQIHETRSYTHTIPALHTLSYVVMQSGVMIPTSVYQKLYECLMKLLMFPSPYSSVALSTLRGIKMEMTTPGSSYLRRVTAEQNLMNEHITLQEKVFVLADPAVFSAPLEAAVRTHLEESSFFTDTMEKNVVLHVLQTGLGTSCQSSTLAQALKALGEQTTKTYFQEVVQAVEESETQGAGGCADYLNRLQRIYKDILTASKEEQTELDQSSVFNTAMPYPEINFHLWRDKEDLWNLLANFAACCASKSNAFDEEQKDKRDSVRSVDGGIERELKESDLDDVAPAAPSNPAPTLTRRNAIKTTKAPQKLFFMRDKMDLHPESPNKDRRRHTARVVVLGDDRVLGRVTRAYHSIRERESKCHILTEKVNLRFYYIPVSDEELSLTPAEGPCQMESRLSLASLLGRVDPWYNSNINSLGAAISKLAGTQSVHKEPKKPSAFLLDTLCYYLRCGTRPLKLPLYSVKMTRSGCDVIKEMFVSHLEAVIPEFRPLIEKSSQKQGVRPRKTRAEVFGLVLSVSYTEIALSKRGVEKGNTPMTCGVVIASEPAAVTSGRGHLTVKFHSVNPENNKTIRTQEISIRATQSLTLSVCLDKDSRCTYGNIQRVEISPCLDPGCSIWSKSERELLFSNDVDKVLYLPVNTFSGVSP; the protein is encoded by the exons ATGCGATGGAGTCTCCATAGGAATCTGGAAGACAATCCATCCTGCAGCGTTTCATTGATCAGAGCGCTGATCACCGAGCTAGACAAGCTGATTCAGATTCATGAAACGCGATCCTACACTCACACGATTCCAGCGCTGCACACTCTCTCCTACGTGGTTATGCAG TCAGGTGTCATGATTCCGACCAGCGTTTACCAGAAGCTATATGAGTGCTTGATGAAACTGCTGATGTTTCCGTCTCCTTATTCTTCTGTGGCCCTGAGCACTCTGAGAGGCATCAAGATGGAGATGACCACACCAG GTTCCTCGTACCTCAGGAGAGTCACCGCAGAGCAAAACTTGATGAACGAGCATATCACTCTCCAGGAGAA GGTGTTTGTGCTTGCTGACCCAGCTGTGTTCTCTGCTCCGCTGGAAGCAGCAGTGAGAACACACTTGGAGGAGTCCAGCTTTTTCACAGACACCATGGAGAAGAATGTGGTGCTACACGTGCTGCAGACGGGACTGGGGACGTCCTGCCAAAGCTCCACGTTGGCTCAGGCTCTGAAG GCTTTGGGGGAACAAACGACAAAGACGTATTTCCAGGAAGTGGTTCAAGCCGTGGAGGAGAGTGAGACACAGGGTGCAGGTGGTTGTGCCGACTATCTGAACAGACTGCAACGCATCTACAAAGACATCCTGACTGCCTCTAAAGAAG AACAAACTGAGCTCGATCAGAGTTCTGTGTTCAACACTGCAATGCCCTATCCAGAGATCAACTTCCACTTgtggagagacaaagaggatCTAT GGAATCTGCTGGCAAACTTCGCAGCGTGCTGCGCCTCTAAATCAAATGCTTTTGATGAAGAGCAGAAGGACAAGCGGGACTCAGTTCGGTCTGTGGACGGTGGGATAGAGAGAGAGCTAAAAGAGAGTGACTTGGATGATGTAGCGCCGGCTGCACCATCAAACCCTGCACCAACATTAACGCGGAGAAACGCCATCAAGACCACGAAGGCGCCACAAAAACTGTTCTTCATGAGGGACAAGATGGACCTTCATCCTGAAAGCCCCAACAAAGACAGGAGGCGTCACACAGCTCGGGTGGTGGTGCTGGGAGACGACCGCGTGCTGGGAAGAGTTACCAGAGCTTACCACTCGATTCG agagagagagtcaaaaTGTCATATTTTGACCGAGAAGGTGAACCTGCGGTTTTACTACATCCCGGTCTCTGACGAGGAGCTCTCGCTCACTCCAGCT GAGGGCCCATGTCAGATGGAGAGCAGATTGTCTCTTGCCTCCTTACTGGGAAGAGTGGATCCATGgtacaacagcaacatcaacaGTCTGGGAGCAGCGATCTCCAAACTGGCAGGAACG CAGTCGGTCCACAAAGAGCCAAAAAAGCCCAGCGCCTTCCTGCTGGACACACTGTGTTATTACCTCCGCTGTGGGACGCGGCCACTTAAGCTGCCGCTCTATTCGGTTAAG ATGACCCGCTCCGGCTGCGACGTGATAAAAGAGATGTTTGTGTCCCACCTGGAGGCCGTCATCCCAGAGTTCAGACCCCTCATAGAAAAGTCCTCTC AGAAGCAGGGTGTGCGCCCGAGGAAGACGAGAGCGGAAGTCTTTGGGTTGGTCCTCTCAGTCAGTTACACAGAG ATCGCTTTGAGCAAACGAGGAGTGGAAAAGGGAAACACACCCATGACGTGTGGCGTGGTGATTGCATCGGAGCCGGCCGCTGTAACATCAG GCAGGGGTCATCTTACCGTCAAGTTTCACAGCGTGAACCCGGAAAATAACAAA ACCATCCGAACCCAGGAAATCAGCATCAGAGCCACGCAGTCGCTGaccctctctgtgtgtctggacAAGGACTCCCGTTGTACTTACGGCAATATTCAAAG GGTGGAAATTTCTCCGTGCTTGGACCCGGGATGCAGCATCTGGTCCAAATCAGAGCGAGAGCTGCTGTTTAGCAACGACGTGGACAAAGTCCTGTACCTGCCGGTCAACACCTTCAGTGGTGTGTCCCCCTGA
- the pik3r6b gene encoding phosphoinositide 3-kinase regulatory subunit 6 isoform X3, whose amino-acid sequence MSLSTLQSGMYGTVQALLKEMSGQSAPQTGVMRWSLHRNLEDNPSCSVSLIRALITELDKLIQIHETRSYTHTIPALHTLSYVVMQSGVMIPTSVYQKLYECLMKLLMFPSPYSSVALSTLRGIKMEMTTPGSSYLRRVTAEQNLMNEHITLQEKVFVLADPAVFSAPLEAAVRTHLEESSFFTDTMEKNVVLHVLQTGLGTSCQSSTLAQALKALGEQTTKTYFQEVVQAVEESETQGAGGCADYLNRLQRIYKDILTASKEEQTELDQSSVFNTAMPYPEINFHLWRDKEDLWNLLANFAACCASKSNAFDEEQKDKRDSVRSVDGGIERELKESDLDDVAPAAPSNPAPTLTRRNAIKTTKAPQKLFFMRDKMDLHPESPNKDRRRHTARVVVLGDDRVLGRVTRAYHSIRERESKCHILTEKVNLRFYYIPVSDEELSLTPAGPCQMESRLSLASLLGRVDPWYNSNINSLGAAISKLAGTQSVHKEPKKPSAFLLDTLCYYLRCGTRPLKLPLYSVKMTRSGCDVIKEMFVSHLEAVIPEFRPLIEKSSQKQGVRPRKTRAEVFGLVLSVSYTEIALSKRGVEKGNTPMTCGVVIASEPAAVTSGRGHLTVKFHSVNPENNKTIRTQEISIRATQSLTLSVCLDKDSRCTYGNIQRVEISPCLDPGCSIWSKSERELLFSNDVDKVLYLPVNTFSGVSP is encoded by the exons ATGTCTCTATCGACTCTGCAGTCCGGCATGTACGGCACCGTGCAGGCTCTTCTCAAAGAGATGAGTGGCCAAAGTGCTCCGCAGACAG GAGTGATGCGATGGAGTCTCCATAGGAATCTGGAAGACAATCCATCCTGCAGCGTTTCATTGATCAGAGCGCTGATCACCGAGCTAGACAAGCTGATTCAGATTCATGAAACGCGATCCTACACTCACACGATTCCAGCGCTGCACACTCTCTCCTACGTGGTTATGCAG TCAGGTGTCATGATTCCGACCAGCGTTTACCAGAAGCTATATGAGTGCTTGATGAAACTGCTGATGTTTCCGTCTCCTTATTCTTCTGTGGCCCTGAGCACTCTGAGAGGCATCAAGATGGAGATGACCACACCAG GTTCCTCGTACCTCAGGAGAGTCACCGCAGAGCAAAACTTGATGAACGAGCATATCACTCTCCAGGAGAA GGTGTTTGTGCTTGCTGACCCAGCTGTGTTCTCTGCTCCGCTGGAAGCAGCAGTGAGAACACACTTGGAGGAGTCCAGCTTTTTCACAGACACCATGGAGAAGAATGTGGTGCTACACGTGCTGCAGACGGGACTGGGGACGTCCTGCCAAAGCTCCACGTTGGCTCAGGCTCTGAAG GCTTTGGGGGAACAAACGACAAAGACGTATTTCCAGGAAGTGGTTCAAGCCGTGGAGGAGAGTGAGACACAGGGTGCAGGTGGTTGTGCCGACTATCTGAACAGACTGCAACGCATCTACAAAGACATCCTGACTGCCTCTAAAGAAG AACAAACTGAGCTCGATCAGAGTTCTGTGTTCAACACTGCAATGCCCTATCCAGAGATCAACTTCCACTTgtggagagacaaagaggatCTAT GGAATCTGCTGGCAAACTTCGCAGCGTGCTGCGCCTCTAAATCAAATGCTTTTGATGAAGAGCAGAAGGACAAGCGGGACTCAGTTCGGTCTGTGGACGGTGGGATAGAGAGAGAGCTAAAAGAGAGTGACTTGGATGATGTAGCGCCGGCTGCACCATCAAACCCTGCACCAACATTAACGCGGAGAAACGCCATCAAGACCACGAAGGCGCCACAAAAACTGTTCTTCATGAGGGACAAGATGGACCTTCATCCTGAAAGCCCCAACAAAGACAGGAGGCGTCACACAGCTCGGGTGGTGGTGCTGGGAGACGACCGCGTGCTGGGAAGAGTTACCAGAGCTTACCACTCGATTCG agagagagagtcaaaaTGTCATATTTTGACCGAGAAGGTGAACCTGCGGTTTTACTACATCCCGGTCTCTGACGAGGAGCTCTCGCTCACTCCAGCT GGCCCATGTCAGATGGAGAGCAGATTGTCTCTTGCCTCCTTACTGGGAAGAGTGGATCCATGgtacaacagcaacatcaacaGTCTGGGAGCAGCGATCTCCAAACTGGCAGGAACG CAGTCGGTCCACAAAGAGCCAAAAAAGCCCAGCGCCTTCCTGCTGGACACACTGTGTTATTACCTCCGCTGTGGGACGCGGCCACTTAAGCTGCCGCTCTATTCGGTTAAG ATGACCCGCTCCGGCTGCGACGTGATAAAAGAGATGTTTGTGTCCCACCTGGAGGCCGTCATCCCAGAGTTCAGACCCCTCATAGAAAAGTCCTCTC AGAAGCAGGGTGTGCGCCCGAGGAAGACGAGAGCGGAAGTCTTTGGGTTGGTCCTCTCAGTCAGTTACACAGAG ATCGCTTTGAGCAAACGAGGAGTGGAAAAGGGAAACACACCCATGACGTGTGGCGTGGTGATTGCATCGGAGCCGGCCGCTGTAACATCAG GCAGGGGTCATCTTACCGTCAAGTTTCACAGCGTGAACCCGGAAAATAACAAA ACCATCCGAACCCAGGAAATCAGCATCAGAGCCACGCAGTCGCTGaccctctctgtgtgtctggacAAGGACTCCCGTTGTACTTACGGCAATATTCAAAG GGTGGAAATTTCTCCGTGCTTGGACCCGGGATGCAGCATCTGGTCCAAATCAGAGCGAGAGCTGCTGTTTAGCAACGACGTGGACAAAGTCCTGTACCTGCCGGTCAACACCTTCAGTGGTGTGTCCCCCTGA
- the pik3r6b gene encoding phosphoinositide 3-kinase regulatory subunit 6 isoform X2: MSLSTLQSGMYGTVQALLKEMSGQSAPQTGVMRWSLHRNLEDNPSCSVSLIRALITELDKLIQIHETRSYTHTIPALHTLSYVVMQSGVMIPTSVYQKLYECLMKLLMFPSPYSSVALSTLRGIKMEMTTPGSSYLRRVTAEQNLMNEHITLQEKVFVLADPAVFSAPLEAAVRTHLEESSFFTDTMEKNVVLHVLQTGLGTSCQSSTLAQALKALGEQTTKTYFQEVVQAVEESETQGAGGCADYLNRLQRIYKDILTASKEEQTELDQSSVFNTAMPYPEINFHLWRDKEDLWNLLANFAACCASKSNAFDEEQKDKRDSVRSVDGGIERELKESDLDDVAPAAPSNPAPTLTRRNAIKTTKAPQKLFFMRDKMDLHPESPNKDRRRHTARVVVLGDDRVLGRVTRAYHSIRERESKCHILTEKVNLRFYYIPVSDEELSLTPAEGPCQMESRLSLASLLGRVDPWYNSNINSLGAAISKLAGTSVHKEPKKPSAFLLDTLCYYLRCGTRPLKLPLYSVKMTRSGCDVIKEMFVSHLEAVIPEFRPLIEKSSQKQGVRPRKTRAEVFGLVLSVSYTEIALSKRGVEKGNTPMTCGVVIASEPAAVTSGRGHLTVKFHSVNPENNKTIRTQEISIRATQSLTLSVCLDKDSRCTYGNIQRVEISPCLDPGCSIWSKSERELLFSNDVDKVLYLPVNTFSGVSP; encoded by the exons ATGTCTCTATCGACTCTGCAGTCCGGCATGTACGGCACCGTGCAGGCTCTTCTCAAAGAGATGAGTGGCCAAAGTGCTCCGCAGACAG GAGTGATGCGATGGAGTCTCCATAGGAATCTGGAAGACAATCCATCCTGCAGCGTTTCATTGATCAGAGCGCTGATCACCGAGCTAGACAAGCTGATTCAGATTCATGAAACGCGATCCTACACTCACACGATTCCAGCGCTGCACACTCTCTCCTACGTGGTTATGCAG TCAGGTGTCATGATTCCGACCAGCGTTTACCAGAAGCTATATGAGTGCTTGATGAAACTGCTGATGTTTCCGTCTCCTTATTCTTCTGTGGCCCTGAGCACTCTGAGAGGCATCAAGATGGAGATGACCACACCAG GTTCCTCGTACCTCAGGAGAGTCACCGCAGAGCAAAACTTGATGAACGAGCATATCACTCTCCAGGAGAA GGTGTTTGTGCTTGCTGACCCAGCTGTGTTCTCTGCTCCGCTGGAAGCAGCAGTGAGAACACACTTGGAGGAGTCCAGCTTTTTCACAGACACCATGGAGAAGAATGTGGTGCTACACGTGCTGCAGACGGGACTGGGGACGTCCTGCCAAAGCTCCACGTTGGCTCAGGCTCTGAAG GCTTTGGGGGAACAAACGACAAAGACGTATTTCCAGGAAGTGGTTCAAGCCGTGGAGGAGAGTGAGACACAGGGTGCAGGTGGTTGTGCCGACTATCTGAACAGACTGCAACGCATCTACAAAGACATCCTGACTGCCTCTAAAGAAG AACAAACTGAGCTCGATCAGAGTTCTGTGTTCAACACTGCAATGCCCTATCCAGAGATCAACTTCCACTTgtggagagacaaagaggatCTAT GGAATCTGCTGGCAAACTTCGCAGCGTGCTGCGCCTCTAAATCAAATGCTTTTGATGAAGAGCAGAAGGACAAGCGGGACTCAGTTCGGTCTGTGGACGGTGGGATAGAGAGAGAGCTAAAAGAGAGTGACTTGGATGATGTAGCGCCGGCTGCACCATCAAACCCTGCACCAACATTAACGCGGAGAAACGCCATCAAGACCACGAAGGCGCCACAAAAACTGTTCTTCATGAGGGACAAGATGGACCTTCATCCTGAAAGCCCCAACAAAGACAGGAGGCGTCACACAGCTCGGGTGGTGGTGCTGGGAGACGACCGCGTGCTGGGAAGAGTTACCAGAGCTTACCACTCGATTCG agagagagagtcaaaaTGTCATATTTTGACCGAGAAGGTGAACCTGCGGTTTTACTACATCCCGGTCTCTGACGAGGAGCTCTCGCTCACTCCAGCT GAGGGCCCATGTCAGATGGAGAGCAGATTGTCTCTTGCCTCCTTACTGGGAAGAGTGGATCCATGgtacaacagcaacatcaacaGTCTGGGAGCAGCGATCTCCAAACTGGCAGGAACG TCGGTCCACAAAGAGCCAAAAAAGCCCAGCGCCTTCCTGCTGGACACACTGTGTTATTACCTCCGCTGTGGGACGCGGCCACTTAAGCTGCCGCTCTATTCGGTTAAG ATGACCCGCTCCGGCTGCGACGTGATAAAAGAGATGTTTGTGTCCCACCTGGAGGCCGTCATCCCAGAGTTCAGACCCCTCATAGAAAAGTCCTCTC AGAAGCAGGGTGTGCGCCCGAGGAAGACGAGAGCGGAAGTCTTTGGGTTGGTCCTCTCAGTCAGTTACACAGAG ATCGCTTTGAGCAAACGAGGAGTGGAAAAGGGAAACACACCCATGACGTGTGGCGTGGTGATTGCATCGGAGCCGGCCGCTGTAACATCAG GCAGGGGTCATCTTACCGTCAAGTTTCACAGCGTGAACCCGGAAAATAACAAA ACCATCCGAACCCAGGAAATCAGCATCAGAGCCACGCAGTCGCTGaccctctctgtgtgtctggacAAGGACTCCCGTTGTACTTACGGCAATATTCAAAG GGTGGAAATTTCTCCGTGCTTGGACCCGGGATGCAGCATCTGGTCCAAATCAGAGCGAGAGCTGCTGTTTAGCAACGACGTGGACAAAGTCCTGTACCTGCCGGTCAACACCTTCAGTGGTGTGTCCCCCTGA